A part of Paraburkholderia azotifigens genomic DNA contains:
- a CDS encoding RNA polymerase sigma factor: MTGADLSSMLPDMLPRLWAFALRISGDQHDAEDLVQRACVRGLERAHQLQADTAPLSWMFSIVHSTWINELRARSVRSRSSMEWDDDFLETVEDPSARTPEQITMNAQIIEAVQRLPEAQRVVMLLVAVEGLSYSETAETLNVPIGTVMSRLSRARQAIGALFAGKAAQPLKMAAFGKDSAS; this comes from the coding sequence ATGACAGGCGCAGACTTGTCCAGCATGCTGCCCGACATGCTTCCGAGGTTATGGGCTTTCGCATTGCGCATATCCGGCGATCAGCACGACGCCGAAGATCTCGTGCAGCGCGCGTGCGTGCGCGGGCTGGAACGCGCGCATCAGCTGCAGGCGGACACGGCGCCGCTCAGCTGGATGTTTTCGATCGTTCACTCCACGTGGATCAACGAACTGCGCGCGCGTTCGGTGCGCAGCCGCTCGAGCATGGAGTGGGACGACGACTTCCTCGAAACGGTCGAAGATCCGTCGGCGCGCACGCCTGAACAGATCACGATGAACGCGCAGATCATCGAGGCCGTGCAGCGTCTGCCCGAGGCGCAGCGCGTCGTGATGCTGCTCGTCGCCGTCGAAGGCCTCAGCTACAGCGAAACGGCGGAGACGCTCAACGTGCCCATCGGCACCGTGATGAGCCGGCTGTCGCGTGCGCGTCAGGCCATCGGCGCGCTGTTTGCGGGCAAAGCGGCCCAGCCGCTGAAGATGGCGGCATTCGGCAAGGACTCGGCGTCATGA
- a CDS encoding DUF2322 family protein: MIQPGNVFKDNLAQLPGIDGIERIDLVDGKGAVVASIENKPGKQGSLAVYHYLREAFGTLDAKAAEHGLAVFAEHTADARNRPGAHPNVDRLLEIAAGGEALRIDVIAGA; encoded by the coding sequence GTGATTCAACCAGGCAACGTATTCAAGGACAACCTCGCGCAACTGCCGGGCATTGACGGTATCGAGCGCATCGATCTCGTCGACGGCAAGGGCGCCGTGGTCGCGAGCATCGAAAACAAGCCGGGCAAGCAGGGCTCGCTCGCCGTGTACCACTATTTGCGTGAAGCATTCGGCACGCTCGACGCGAAGGCCGCAGAGCATGGCCTTGCCGTGTTCGCCGAGCATACGGCCGACGCGCGCAATCGTCCGGGCGCGCATCCGAACGTCGATCGTCTGCTTGAGATCGCGGCGGGCGGCGAGGCGTTGCGCATCGACGTCATCGCTGGCGCCTGA
- a CDS encoding anti-sigma factor produces the protein MKVDDITLMAYVDGELDIEERREIERELDHSPELAERIELFRASSLPFHDAFAQQKLPPVPESLTRKIAELARTHASATSTVPPGPAADPAANDAVAPVQAGVPPSAPIRSRMRFSAPWLAVAFVAGVFCCGIALRLTPGVLSGGASSTVASAQPASPWVMAAAGYQALYSRDTVAVTTDPAVSAKTVADIHEIDGLPVRVPDLSAQGLTFKRIQRLRFHDKPLVQIVYLPKSGGPVALCVVKDAKPDQSIAQQKIDDMNVVTWRQSELSYALIGSAGQVNLDRLGKMIANRDVDAMFGRAPVPEHPVAS, from the coding sequence ATGAAAGTAGACGACATCACGCTGATGGCCTACGTCGACGGCGAACTCGATATCGAGGAGCGCCGCGAGATCGAGCGCGAACTCGATCATTCGCCGGAACTCGCGGAGCGTATCGAACTGTTCCGCGCGTCGAGCCTGCCGTTCCACGACGCGTTCGCGCAGCAGAAGCTGCCGCCCGTGCCCGAGTCGCTGACGCGCAAGATCGCCGAACTGGCACGCACGCATGCGAGCGCGACATCGACCGTGCCGCCCGGCCCCGCCGCCGATCCCGCCGCGAACGATGCCGTCGCGCCCGTCCAGGCAGGCGTGCCGCCGTCTGCGCCGATCCGCTCGCGCATGCGTTTTTCCGCGCCGTGGCTGGCCGTCGCGTTCGTCGCGGGCGTGTTCTGCTGCGGTATCGCGTTACGGCTGACGCCCGGCGTGCTGTCGGGCGGCGCATCGTCGACGGTGGCATCCGCGCAGCCCGCTTCGCCGTGGGTGATGGCGGCAGCCGGCTATCAGGCGCTGTATTCGCGCGACACGGTCGCCGTGACGACGGACCCGGCCGTGTCGGCGAAGACAGTCGCCGATATCCATGAGATCGACGGACTGCCTGTGCGCGTGCCCGATCTCAGCGCGCAAGGACTCACGTTCAAGCGCATCCAGCGTCTGCGCTTTCATGACAAGCCGCTCGTGCAGATCGTCTATCTGCCGAAATCGGGCGGACCCGTCGCGCTGTGCGTCGTGAAGGATGCGAAACCGGACCAGTCGATCGCACAGCAGAAGATCGACGACATGAACGTCGTCACGTGGCGGCAGTCGGAATTGAGCTATGCGCTGATCGGCTCGGCGGGCCAGGTGAATCTCGACCGGCTCGGCAAGATGATCGCGAATCGCGATGTCGACGCGATGTTCGGCCGCGCGCCCGTGCCGGAGCATCCCGTGGCGAGTTGA
- a CDS encoding response regulator transcription factor encodes MRIALFTFSDVLFKQINEGFEQSGTSCTRFTDELSLIRFLQRDSAALVIFDATQSQIPALATLEWRSCHFRTDLPVMMIGRSWDSGAVIEALDAGVDEVVIGTANVDEIMARSRRVIARCRGSRVVDRLAVAGYTIDRTARTVSFGERRVSLTARELSLAWLLFMNAGTLMSREQLAHAVWGKDADLAGRSLEQHIYKLRSKLALDNRDGSQLKTVYSLGYVFVPREQEATECREPVAA; translated from the coding sequence ATGCGAATTGCCTTATTCACTTTCAGCGACGTACTGTTCAAGCAGATCAACGAAGGTTTCGAACAGAGCGGCACGTCGTGTACGCGCTTCACCGACGAACTTTCGCTGATCCGCTTTCTGCAGCGCGACTCGGCGGCGCTCGTCATCTTCGATGCGACGCAAAGCCAGATCCCCGCGCTCGCGACGCTCGAATGGCGCAGCTGCCATTTCCGCACCGATCTGCCCGTGATGATGATCGGCCGTTCGTGGGACAGCGGGGCCGTGATCGAGGCGCTCGATGCAGGCGTCGACGAAGTCGTGATCGGCACCGCGAACGTCGACGAAATCATGGCGCGCTCGCGCCGCGTGATTGCACGCTGCCGCGGCTCGCGCGTAGTCGACCGTCTGGCCGTGGCGGGTTATACGATCGACCGCACCGCGCGCACGGTGAGCTTCGGCGAACGGCGCGTGTCGCTGACGGCACGCGAACTGAGCCTCGCGTGGCTGCTGTTCATGAACGCGGGCACGCTGATGAGCCGCGAACAGCTGGCGCATGCCGTGTGGGGCAAGGACGCGGATCTTGCCGGCCGCTCGCTCGAACAGCACATCTACAAGCTGCGCTCGAAGCTCGCGCTCGACAACCGCGATGGCTCACAACTGAAAACGGTGTACTCGCTCGGCTATGTGTTCGTCCCGCGTGAGCAGGAAGCCACGGAATGCCGCGAGCCCGTCGCCGCGTGA
- a CDS encoding catalase family peroxidase, whose translation MSRFPFRIVAGGALAVVALGSVAGAYAITHGLTGLLGGQPSAAQIIDRFEAVSGKHAGFRRNHAKGVCVTGYFDSNGNAAPLSRASVFAAGRSQVVGRLSIGGGNPAQADGASNVRSLALRILTPGGSEWRTAMNSAPIFPVRTPEALFEMLAASRQARETTTYGSDEGMDGFMKAHPETVRFEQWLHDHPPSSAFGNAAYYSVSAFRLIDRDGHAQNVRWRVEPDDAYVPLADAQKQDSDFLERGLAERLQQGPLRWHMVITLAQPGDVSNDSTRLWPANRTQIDVGTLVVQREEAQIDGPCRDISFDPLTLPDGIAPSDDPLLKARSAAYAESHERRVSEERRYAAHQ comes from the coding sequence ATGTCCAGATTTCCCTTTCGCATAGTCGCGGGCGGTGCGCTCGCCGTGGTCGCACTTGGTTCCGTCGCAGGCGCTTATGCCATTACGCATGGCTTGACGGGTCTGCTCGGCGGGCAGCCTTCGGCGGCGCAGATCATCGACCGGTTCGAAGCCGTTTCCGGGAAGCACGCGGGCTTTCGCCGCAATCACGCGAAAGGCGTGTGCGTCACCGGCTATTTCGACAGCAACGGCAACGCCGCGCCGCTCTCGCGCGCGAGCGTGTTCGCAGCGGGCCGGTCCCAGGTGGTGGGACGCCTGTCGATCGGCGGCGGCAATCCTGCGCAAGCGGATGGCGCGTCGAACGTGCGCAGCCTCGCGCTGCGCATCCTGACGCCGGGCGGCAGCGAATGGCGCACCGCGATGAACTCCGCGCCGATCTTTCCCGTGCGCACGCCCGAAGCGTTATTCGAGATGCTCGCGGCCTCGCGGCAGGCGCGCGAAACGACCACGTACGGCAGCGACGAAGGCATGGACGGATTCATGAAGGCGCATCCCGAAACCGTGCGCTTCGAGCAATGGCTGCACGACCATCCGCCGTCGTCGGCATTCGGCAATGCGGCCTATTACAGCGTATCGGCGTTCCGGCTGATCGATCGAGACGGTCACGCGCAGAACGTGCGCTGGCGTGTCGAACCTGACGACGCCTATGTGCCCCTCGCCGATGCGCAAAAGCAGGATAGCGATTTTCTCGAACGCGGACTCGCGGAACGCCTGCAACAAGGCCCGCTTCGCTGGCATATGGTGATCACGCTCGCGCAGCCGGGCGACGTCAGCAACGACTCGACGCGGCTATGGCCCGCGAACCGCACGCAGATCGACGTCGGAACGCTCGTGGTGCAGCGTGAAGAGGCGCAGATCGACGGCCCATGCCGCGATATCAGCTTCGATCCGTTGACGCTGCCCGACGGCATCGCGCCGTCCGACGATCCGTTGCTCAAGGCACGTTCCGCTGCATACGCGGAATCGCATGAACGCCGCGTGAGTGAAGAGCGACGCTACGCGGCACACCAATAG
- a CDS encoding HD domain-containing phosphohydrolase, which produces MQTSPGPAVRVFDAVKALAFIGDLSMGQPTDHSLRTAWLAVRLARAAELDDAAVVAVCEASLLRWSGCTANASGFAEALGDDVASREAMLALKPDWAGPLEMHGDIGATLTPLARIHCEVSSEAARMLGLGRDTEATLRHVFESWDGSGTPDHLAGSEVPTTVFIVALAGELEIFSRTYGIERTSALIGQRADSRYPATLARLAVRLAPEWLDALEQADAASIDAALLTPHMNDVTPVELVADIIDLKLPWMTGYSRSVAATAAACAARFSLDANAQNRLYCAGLIHGMGRAAVPNPIWNTPSRLSQAAWEKVRLVPYWTSRAGRQTGTLAEAAELGSYAYERLDGSGYFRGASGAALSIEARILAASAAWVALRAARPWRAALADRDAAKLLQEEAAQGRYDADVVSALIDAGSSQRRVVNPRAQTARLSTREIDVLRGISRGASNKEVARDLSLSPSTVRTHVESVFRKLDCSTRAAATLKALALGLL; this is translated from the coding sequence CCGATCATTCGCTCCGCACCGCGTGGCTCGCCGTGCGCCTCGCGCGTGCGGCGGAACTCGACGACGCGGCCGTCGTCGCCGTCTGCGAGGCGTCGCTGCTGCGCTGGTCGGGTTGCACGGCGAATGCATCGGGCTTCGCGGAAGCGCTCGGCGACGACGTCGCGAGCCGCGAAGCGATGCTCGCGCTCAAGCCGGATTGGGCAGGCCCGCTCGAAATGCACGGCGATATCGGCGCCACGCTCACGCCGCTCGCGCGCATCCATTGCGAGGTGTCGAGCGAAGCGGCGCGCATGCTGGGCCTCGGCCGGGACACGGAAGCCACGCTGCGCCATGTGTTCGAATCGTGGGATGGCAGCGGCACGCCCGATCATCTGGCAGGCAGCGAGGTGCCGACCACCGTGTTCATCGTGGCGCTCGCGGGCGAACTGGAGATTTTCTCGCGCACGTACGGGATCGAACGCACCAGTGCGCTGATCGGCCAGCGCGCCGATTCGCGCTATCCCGCCACGCTCGCGCGCCTCGCCGTCCGGCTCGCACCCGAATGGCTGGACGCACTCGAACAGGCCGACGCCGCGTCGATCGATGCCGCGCTGCTGACGCCGCACATGAACGACGTCACGCCCGTCGAACTGGTCGCCGACATCATCGATCTGAAACTGCCATGGATGACGGGCTATTCGCGCAGCGTCGCGGCGACGGCGGCTGCATGCGCCGCGCGATTCTCACTCGATGCGAACGCGCAAAACCGTCTCTATTGCGCGGGTCTGATTCATGGCATGGGGCGCGCAGCCGTGCCGAATCCGATCTGGAACACGCCGTCGCGGCTGTCGCAGGCCGCGTGGGAAAAAGTGCGTCTCGTGCCGTACTGGACCTCGCGCGCGGGCAGGCAGACGGGCACGCTCGCCGAAGCCGCCGAACTCGGTTCGTATGCGTATGAACGTCTCGACGGTTCGGGATATTTTCGTGGCGCTTCGGGCGCGGCGCTGTCGATCGAAGCGCGTATTCTCGCCGCGAGCGCGGCGTGGGTTGCGTTGCGCGCAGCGCGTCCGTGGCGTGCCGCGCTGGCGGATCGGGATGCAGCGAAGCTGCTGCAGGAAGAAGCCGCGCAAGGCCGCTACGATGCCGACGTCGTCAGTGCGCTGATCGACGCGGGGTCGTCGCAACGGCGCGTCGTGAATCCGCGCGCGCAGACGGCGCGTCTGTCCACGCGCGAAATCGACGTGCTGCGCGGCATTTCGCGCGGCGCGAGCAACAAGGAAGTGGCCCGCGATCTGTCCTTGAGTCCGAGCACGGTGCGCACGCACGTCGAAAGCGTATTCCGCAAGCTCGACTGCTCGACACGCGCCGCCGCCACGCTCAAGGCGCTGGCGCTCGGACTGCTGTGA
- a CDS encoding anti-sigma factor family protein codes for MNVDDTVLMAYVDDELSPQERQQIEDELRAHAELADKVALFKASRLPYREAFAEQKLPPVPASLVKRVDDLIRAHTEAAKRGTPPVANDAAMEHSAQLPPSAPVRSRLRIAPAWLAVAFVGGAFCSGVVLRLAPGVGFAPGNNAVSSAGNTATVASTSMTSLPWVQVAASYQQLYSRDTVSHMWPDVSDAQSTVDEIRTEDGIALRVPDLSKAGLRFIGVQRLKFHGRPLVQIVYLPQKGDPVALCVIKEDKANQPVASQRIDTMNVVTWRESKLGYALIGASSNGDLAPLGKEIAERHFDPLFGSV; via the coding sequence ATGAATGTCGACGATACGGTGCTGATGGCGTATGTCGACGACGAACTGTCGCCGCAGGAACGTCAGCAGATCGAAGACGAACTCCGTGCACACGCGGAGCTCGCGGACAAGGTCGCCCTCTTCAAGGCGTCGCGCCTGCCGTATCGCGAGGCATTCGCCGAACAGAAGCTGCCGCCCGTCCCCGCCAGTCTCGTCAAACGCGTCGACGACCTGATCCGCGCGCACACAGAAGCCGCGAAGCGCGGCACGCCGCCTGTCGCGAACGACGCCGCCATGGAACACAGCGCGCAATTGCCGCCGTCCGCGCCCGTGCGCTCGCGTCTGCGCATCGCGCCCGCCTGGCTCGCCGTCGCGTTCGTCGGCGGCGCGTTCTGCAGCGGCGTCGTGCTGCGGCTCGCGCCAGGCGTCGGCTTCGCGCCGGGCAATAACGCGGTCAGCAGCGCGGGCAATACGGCCACGGTCGCGTCAACGTCCATGACTTCGCTGCCATGGGTGCAGGTTGCGGCAAGCTACCAGCAATTGTATTCGCGCGACACCGTCTCGCACATGTGGCCCGATGTGTCCGACGCGCAAAGCACCGTCGACGAAATCCGCACGGAAGACGGCATCGCGCTGCGCGTGCCCGATCTGAGCAAGGCGGGTCTGCGGTTCATCGGCGTGCAGCGACTGAAGTTTCATGGCCGTCCGCTCGTGCAGATCGTGTATCTGCCGCAGAAAGGCGACCCCGTCGCGCTGTGCGTGATCAAGGAAGACAAGGCGAATCAGCCCGTCGCCTCACAGCGCATCGATACGATGAACGTCGTCACGTGGCGCGAGTCGAAGCTCGGCTATGCGCTGATCGGCGCATCCAGCAACGGCGATCTTGCACCGCTCGGCAAAGAAATCGCCGAACGTCATTTCGATCCGCTCTTTGGTTCCGTTTGA